Proteins encoded together in one Alteribacter keqinensis window:
- a CDS encoding TIGR02206 family membrane protein → MSWYTGNNSQTPFSMFSAEHLLMIIIFFLGIAVIYALKSRIKNRRLRKYEIAIAVSLLLFETAYHGWLITTGQWGKNHALPLELCNISLVFVIVLMLTRHRAIHSLVLFIGIAGAIQAIVTPVLSYGFPHFRFVHFFYTHILIIWVSVYFVVIHNYRPRFLSVLIALLFLNILLPVIIWINHSVNGNYWFLSEKPAGGSLLDYLGPHPWYILSLQGVAFVLFTLIWLVFKKR, encoded by the coding sequence GTGAGCTGGTATACAGGAAATAACTCACAAACGCCGTTCTCTATGTTTTCTGCCGAACATCTGTTGATGATTATTATTTTTTTCCTGGGGATTGCCGTTATTTACGCGCTGAAGAGCAGAATCAAAAACCGACGTTTAAGAAAATATGAGATTGCCATTGCGGTTTCCTTACTGCTGTTTGAAACTGCCTACCATGGTTGGCTGATTACAACAGGGCAGTGGGGGAAGAATCATGCTCTGCCTCTTGAGCTCTGTAATATCAGCCTTGTATTCGTGATTGTCCTGATGCTCACACGGCACAGGGCCATTCATTCTCTTGTTTTGTTTATTGGAATAGCAGGTGCCATTCAGGCGATTGTGACTCCTGTACTTTCCTACGGGTTCCCTCATTTTCGTTTTGTCCATTTCTTTTATACCCACATTCTAATCATTTGGGTATCCGTCTACTTTGTGGTTATTCACAACTACAGGCCGCGATTTTTAAGCGTCCTTATAGCTCTTCTGTTTCTGAATATTCTGCTTCCTGTAATCATCTGGATAAATCACAGTGTAAACGGAAATTACTGGTTCTTATCTGAAAAACCGGCCGGAGGAAGTCTTCTGGATTATCTGGGCCCGCACCCGTGGTACATCCTCAGTCTGCAGGGTGTTGCCTTCGTTCTT